One Chryseobacterium wanjuense genomic region harbors:
- a CDS encoding glycoside hydrolase family 3 N-terminal domain-containing protein: protein MKRVYFLLAITAFGMNAFGQKTIDQKVSELLSKMTLEEKVGQLVQYSGFEYATGPQNSNSATVLNEIKQGKVGSMLNVAGAEETRKFQELALKSRLRIPLLFGQDVIHGYRTTFPVNLGQAASWDLGLIEKSERIAATEASAYGIHWTFAPMVDIARDPRWGRVMEGSGEDTYLGTQIGLARIRGFQGKGLGNLDAIMACAKHFAAYGAAVGGRDYNSVDMSLRQLNETYLPPFKAAAEAGVATFMNSFNDINGVPATANKYILRDLLKGKWNYKGFVVSDWGSIGEMVPHGYAKDNKDAAEKAINAGSDMDMESRAYMAELPKLVQEGKVDPKLIDDAARRILVKKFEMGLFDDPYRFSSEKRQKEQLNNQEHRKFGREFGSKSIVLLKNQKNILPLSRSTKTVALIGPFAKETSANHGFWSIAFKDDNQRIVTQFDGIKNQLDKNSTLLYAKGANVDDQDKSMFAEAVETAKKADVVIMTLGEGHAMSGEAKSRSNLHFTGVQEDLLKEIAKTGKPIVLMINAGRPLVFDWAADNIPAIMYTWWLGTEAGNSIADVLFGTVNPGGKLPMTFPRTEGQVPIYYNHYNTGRPAKNNTDRNYVSAYIDLDNDPKFPFGFGLSYTQFKYSDMILSSTNLKGNQTLNISVNVSNTGNYDGEEVVQLYIRDLFGKVVRPVKELKGFQKVFIKKGESKTVNFTLTPENLKFYDDQLNYDWESGDFDIMIGTDSQNVQTKRINWSK, encoded by the coding sequence ATGAAGAGAGTTTATTTCTTATTGGCAATTACAGCATTTGGGATGAATGCGTTTGGGCAAAAGACAATCGACCAGAAAGTTTCTGAGTTGTTGTCGAAAATGACGTTAGAAGAAAAAGTAGGGCAGTTGGTTCAATACAGCGGTTTTGAATATGCAACGGGGCCTCAAAATTCCAATTCTGCAACTGTTTTAAATGAAATAAAACAAGGCAAAGTCGGTTCCATGCTCAATGTAGCGGGAGCAGAGGAAACCAGAAAGTTTCAGGAATTAGCTTTAAAATCAAGGTTAAGAATTCCATTATTGTTCGGCCAGGACGTGATTCACGGGTACAGAACAACATTTCCGGTAAACTTAGGTCAGGCGGCGAGCTGGGATTTAGGATTAATCGAAAAATCCGAAAGAATTGCAGCAACAGAAGCATCGGCTTACGGAATTCACTGGACGTTTGCACCGATGGTCGACATCGCGAGAGATCCGAGATGGGGAAGAGTGATGGAAGGTTCGGGCGAGGACACTTATCTGGGAACACAGATCGGTTTGGCAAGAATCAGAGGCTTTCAGGGAAAAGGTTTGGGAAATCTTGATGCAATTATGGCTTGTGCAAAGCATTTTGCAGCGTATGGAGCGGCAGTTGGCGGAAGAGATTACAATTCCGTTGATATGAGTTTAAGACAATTGAACGAAACCTATTTGCCACCTTTCAAAGCGGCTGCAGAAGCAGGAGTTGCTACTTTTATGAATTCTTTTAATGATATTAATGGAGTTCCGGCAACGGCTAACAAATACATTTTAAGAGATTTATTAAAAGGAAAATGGAACTACAAAGGTTTTGTTGTTTCCGACTGGGGAAGCATCGGCGAAATGGTTCCTCACGGTTATGCCAAAGACAATAAAGATGCAGCGGAAAAAGCGATCAATGCAGGAAGTGATATGGATATGGAAAGCCGCGCTTACATGGCTGAACTTCCAAAATTGGTTCAGGAAGGAAAGGTTGACCCGAAGTTGATTGATGATGCAGCGAGAAGAATTTTGGTTAAAAAATTTGAAATGGGATTATTCGATGATCCTTACAGATTCAGCAGCGAGAAAAGGCAGAAAGAACAGTTAAACAATCAGGAACACAGAAAATTCGGAAGAGAATTTGGTTCGAAAAGTATTGTTTTGCTTAAAAATCAGAAGAATATTTTACCTCTTTCAAGATCAACGAAAACAGTTGCTCTGATCGGTCCTTTCGCGAAAGAAACTTCTGCCAATCACGGATTTTGGTCGATTGCTTTTAAAGATGATAATCAAAGAATCGTAACGCAGTTTGACGGAATTAAAAATCAGTTAGACAAAAACTCAACTTTACTCTACGCAAAAGGTGCCAATGTTGATGATCAGGACAAATCGATGTTTGCAGAAGCGGTGGAAACAGCGAAAAAAGCAGACGTTGTGATCATGACTTTGGGTGAAGGTCACGCCATGAGTGGTGAAGCGAAAAGCAGAAGCAATCTGCATTTCACGGGCGTTCAGGAAGATTTATTAAAAGAAATTGCAAAAACCGGAAAGCCGATTGTATTGATGATCAATGCAGGAAGACCTTTGGTTTTTGATTGGGCAGCAGACAATATTCCGGCGATCATGTATACTTGGTGGCTGGGAACGGAAGCCGGAAATTCTATCGCAGATGTACTTTTCGGAACGGTAAATCCAGGTGGAAAACTTCCCATGACTTTCCCAAGAACGGAAGGGCAGGTTCCAATTTATTATAATCATTACAATACAGGAAGACCCGCGAAAAACAACACCGACAGAAACTATGTTTCAGCGTACATCGACCTGGATAATGACCCGAAATTTCCGTTTGGTTTTGGTTTAAGTTATACTCAATTTAAATATTCTGATATGATTTTAAGCTCAACCAATCTTAAAGGAAATCAGACCTTAAATATCAGTGTCAATGTTTCCAACACCGGAAATTATGACGGGGAAGAAGTAGTACAATTGTACATCAGAGATTTGTTCGGAAAAGTGGTAAGACCTGTAAAAGAGCTGAAAGGCTTCCAAAAAGTGTTCATCAAAAAAGGAGAAAGTAAAACGGTAAACTTTACATTAACTCCGGAAAATCTGAAATTCTATGATGATCAACTGAATTACGATTGGGAAAGCGGCGACTTCGACATTATGATCGGAACCGATTCTCAAAATGTTCAGACAAAAAGAATTAACTGGTCAAAATAA
- a CDS encoding glycoside hydrolase family 30 protein, whose amino-acid sequence MISQYSYSFVLRGAALCGVALLSFFNCSSTSSDLANGDSGNNGGGNTSGDPVQVWLTKGDQSVKLQQQSTVYFSGTSSTGTTIEVDASQVFQNIDGFGYTLTGGSVQVINQLNAAKKQELLNDLFGSSGIGVNYLRISIGASDLNSEVFSYDDMPAGQTDPTLAQFSLTKDQAVIQMLKDILIINPNIKILATPWSPPVWMKDNGSSIGGSLKPEFYGVYAQYFVKYIQAMQAQGIKIDAITPQNEPLHPGNNPSMYMTATDQATFIKTHLGPAFQAANITTKIIAYDHNCDNPAYPLTVLNDSAANPYVDGSAFHLYAGDISALSTVHNLFPNKNVYFTEQWTSSTGNFGGDLDWHVKNVIIGSMRNWSKTALEWNVANDASFGPHTPGGCTQCKGAVTITGGSGYEKNVAYYIIAHASKFVPVNSQRIASTQSDNLSTVAFKTPAGKTVLIVQNGNSTDKAFSIKYNQKTAPVTISGSSTATYIF is encoded by the coding sequence ATGATATCACAATATTCATATAGTTTCGTACTTAGAGGTGCTGCACTTTGCGGTGTAGCACTTCTTTCTTTTTTTAACTGTAGCAGTACATCTTCGGATTTAGCCAATGGCGATTCGGGGAACAACGGAGGCGGAAATACTTCCGGAGATCCGGTACAGGTATGGTTAACGAAAGGAGATCAGTCAGTGAAACTACAACAGCAGAGTACAGTCTATTTTTCAGGAACATCGAGTACAGGAACGACGATCGAGGTAGATGCTTCACAGGTTTTCCAGAATATTGATGGTTTCGGATATACGCTTACCGGAGGAAGTGTTCAGGTGATCAACCAGCTGAATGCAGCCAAGAAACAGGAATTACTGAATGACTTATTCGGAAGTTCAGGAATTGGAGTTAATTATTTAAGAATCAGCATCGGAGCTTCAGATTTGAACAGCGAAGTATTTTCTTATGACGATATGCCGGCCGGACAGACGGATCCTACGCTTGCTCAATTTAGCTTAACTAAAGATCAGGCCGTTATCCAGATGTTAAAAGATATTTTAATTATTAATCCTAATATTAAAATCTTGGCAACACCCTGGTCACCACCGGTTTGGATGAAAGACAACGGAAGCAGCATCGGAGGAAGCTTAAAACCTGAATTTTATGGAGTCTATGCTCAATATTTTGTAAAATATATTCAGGCAATGCAGGCGCAGGGAATTAAAATCGATGCCATCACTCCTCAAAACGAACCTTTACATCCCGGAAATAATCCGAGTATGTATATGACTGCGACAGATCAGGCTACTTTTATTAAAACTCATTTAGGTCCTGCTTTCCAGGCGGCTAATATTACTACTAAAATCATTGCTTACGATCACAACTGCGACAATCCGGCTTATCCTTTGACGGTTTTAAATGATTCAGCGGCAAATCCCTATGTTGACGGATCGGCTTTCCATTTGTACGCGGGAGATATTTCGGCTTTAAGTACGGTTCATAATTTATTCCCGAATAAAAACGTCTATTTTACAGAACAATGGACGAGTTCTACAGGAAATTTCGGGGGAGATTTGGATTGGCACGTTAAAAATGTTATTATTGGATCCATGAGAAACTGGAGCAAGACAGCATTGGAGTGGAATGTAGCAAATGACGCATCTTTCGGACCTCATACACCGGGCGGTTGTACCCAATGTAAGGGTGCGGTGACGATTACCGGCGGTTCAGGTTATGAAAAAAATGTGGCGTATTATATTATTGCCCATGCTTCAAAATTCGTTCCTGTAAATTCTCAGAGAATCGCTTCTACGCAGAGCGATAACCTTTCAACGGTAGCGTTTAAAACTCCGGCTGGGAAAACAGTTTTGATCGTTCAGAACGGCAACTCTACCGATAAAGCGTTTTCGATTAAATATAATCAAAAAACGGCTCCTGTAACAATTTCAGGAAGCTCAACAGCGACATATATTTTTTAA
- a CDS encoding RagB/SusD family nutrient uptake outer membrane protein: MKNKIIKISIAASLLLGTGLISIACNTDNLEDVKNLGAFDTNNFFRNEQECFFALVGTYDPLRKYAGGFENMVTFFNAGSDDFYAGGGSATDGAGIQGLSNYQLNPNTMPASYWRDYYQGISRANILIEKIPQASMSDAIKNRFTGEAKTLRALYYFELLRMFGNIPLILKEIKATDDYYNIPQATKTEVYTQIEADLLDAIPKLPMTVSGDQKGRLTQGAAKALLGKVYLYENKKAEAAAQFADVNGTPGGTSQYGYKLVSDFASLWVTDNKFTTESIIEVMHTNKGNSDWSFWGQGNDEGNSINIMVAPRGYSKKTDDAPDVVAGWAFNPVTTDLYNFMQGDPRMDATILNVKVLKQQNKADYSPAYMDSGYFLNKYMPTKDEVTTLPGASELNYRQNYIYIRLADTYLMEAEALNGTGSRAQALLDAVRTRVGLASIPVSMQAIKDERRRELAGEGHRWFDLVRWGEAPAKLGSRGFIAGKNEILPIPYTELTGTILKQNPNY; the protein is encoded by the coding sequence ATGAAAAATAAAATAATTAAAATAAGTATAGCCGCATCATTATTATTAGGTACAGGATTAATTAGTATTGCCTGTAATACTGATAATCTTGAAGACGTAAAAAATCTTGGAGCATTCGATACAAACAATTTCTTCAGAAATGAGCAGGAATGTTTCTTTGCCCTTGTTGGAACTTACGACCCGTTGAGAAAATATGCAGGAGGTTTTGAAAATATGGTTACTTTTTTCAATGCAGGATCGGATGATTTCTATGCAGGAGGAGGAAGCGCAACAGATGGTGCCGGAATTCAGGGGTTGTCAAATTATCAGCTAAACCCCAACACAATGCCTGCGAGCTATTGGAGAGATTATTACCAAGGAATTTCCAGAGCTAATATTTTGATAGAAAAAATCCCTCAGGCAAGTATGAGTGATGCTATAAAAAACAGGTTCACGGGAGAAGCTAAAACTTTAAGAGCTTTATATTATTTTGAGTTATTGAGAATGTTTGGAAATATTCCTTTAATTCTCAAAGAAATCAAAGCAACAGATGATTACTACAACATTCCACAGGCTACAAAAACTGAAGTATATACTCAGATAGAAGCCGACTTATTGGATGCAATTCCGAAACTTCCAATGACAGTTTCAGGAGACCAAAAAGGGAGATTAACTCAGGGGGCTGCTAAAGCATTGCTTGGTAAAGTTTATTTATATGAAAATAAAAAAGCTGAAGCTGCGGCACAATTTGCTGATGTAAACGGAACTCCTGGAGGAACCAGCCAATACGGATATAAGCTTGTAAGTGATTTTGCAAGTCTTTGGGTTACTGATAACAAATTCACTACAGAATCAATTATTGAAGTAATGCATACCAATAAAGGAAATTCTGACTGGAGTTTCTGGGGACAGGGTAATGATGAAGGAAATTCTATTAATATCATGGTTGCTCCAAGAGGATATAGCAAAAAAACAGATGATGCACCGGATGTTGTTGCAGGTTGGGCATTTAATCCTGTGACAACAGATCTTTATAATTTTATGCAGGGAGATCCAAGGATGGATGCTACAATTTTAAATGTAAAAGTCCTTAAACAGCAAAATAAAGCAGACTATTCACCTGCTTATATGGATTCAGGATATTTCCTGAATAAATACATGCCAACAAAAGATGAAGTAACAACGTTACCGGGAGCCTCAGAATTAAATTACCGTCAAAATTATATCTACATAAGACTGGCAGACACCTATTTAATGGAAGCAGAAGCATTGAACGGTACAGGATCAAGAGCTCAGGCGTTGCTGGATGCAGTAAGAACCAGAGTGGGATTAGCGTCTATACCGGTTTCTATGCAGGCCATCAAAGATGAAAGAAGAAGAGAACTGGCAGGAGAAGGACACAGATGGTTTGACCTTGTAAGATGGGGAGAAGCTCCTGCAAAATTAGGATCAAGAGGCTTCATTGCAGGGAAGAACGAGATTTTACCAATTCCTTACACAGAGCTTACAGGAACAATTCTTAAACAAAATCCTAACTATTAA